A genome region from Lactobacillus sp. ESL0791 includes the following:
- the dltA gene encoding D-alanine--poly(phosphoribitol) ligase subunit DltA, with protein MIKDIIKKIDKIAAEDPARVAYDYLGKTNTYGELKERSDEWADKLASLKIPEHGPVMIWGGQTFDMIASFLGCVKAGHAYIPIASYSNAERLTTIQEVSEAQVVLAIDPLPDVDLSQLQVVQPEDVGSSPVHAVQHFVEGDDNFYIIFTSGTSGKPKGVQISHNNLLSFINWELEDFGLPEQPSFLAQAPYSFDLSVMSLYPALVAGGKLVVLPHDVTQNFAQLFAVLPKLQFNVWVSTPSFAQMCFLDKTFDEKHHPDLTHILFCGEELPHNEVVMLKKRFPDVRIFNTYGPTETTVAVTQVEITDDILQKYDRLPIGLVKEDTRITIDESKSDKEGQGEIVIEGPSVSKGYMNNPEKTEKAFFKQAGDKYMSHRSGDEGFFDGKMLFYRGRIDFQIKFNGYRIEIEEINHYLGQNKLVRYGVAAPKYGKDHTVKQIVAEIELEDGVQRKYSEGELTKLIREDLAKNVMPYMIPQRFVYRNELPISQNGKVDIKAVIKEVNK; from the coding sequence ATGATCAAAGATATAATTAAAAAAATTGATAAGATTGCCGCAGAGGATCCCGCAAGGGTAGCCTATGACTATCTCGGTAAAACCAATACTTACGGCGAGCTGAAGGAACGTTCAGATGAATGGGCCGATAAGCTTGCCAGCTTAAAAATTCCTGAGCATGGTCCAGTCATGATTTGGGGCGGGCAAACTTTTGATATGATTGCCAGTTTTCTAGGCTGTGTTAAAGCAGGGCACGCCTATATCCCGATTGCCAGTTATTCTAATGCAGAACGGCTGACGACAATTCAGGAAGTCTCAGAAGCGCAGGTTGTGCTGGCGATTGATCCGCTGCCGGATGTTGACTTATCCCAGCTGCAAGTTGTGCAGCCTGAAGATGTTGGCAGCAGTCCGGTTCACGCCGTGCAGCATTTCGTCGAAGGTGATGATAATTTTTATATTATTTTCACCTCGGGAACTAGCGGTAAGCCGAAGGGTGTGCAGATCAGCCATAATAATCTGCTTAGTTTCATTAACTGGGAACTGGAGGATTTCGGTTTGCCCGAGCAGCCGAGTTTTTTGGCTCAGGCACCGTATTCGTTTGATTTATCGGTAATGAGTCTGTATCCAGCGTTAGTTGCTGGTGGCAAGCTGGTTGTTCTGCCGCATGATGTTACCCAAAACTTTGCACAGTTATTTGCGGTTCTGCCCAAACTGCAGTTTAACGTTTGGGTGTCGACACCGTCATTTGCCCAGATGTGTTTTTTGGACAAAACCTTTGATGAAAAGCACCATCCGGATTTGACACACATTTTGTTCTGCGGTGAAGAATTACCGCATAATGAAGTTGTCATGCTCAAGAAACGGTTTCCTGACGTACGGATTTTTAATACCTATGGTCCAACTGAAACAACGGTTGCCGTTACGCAGGTGGAAATTACAGATGACATTCTGCAAAAATATGACCGGCTGCCGATCGGTCTAGTTAAAGAAGACACTCGGATCACGATTGATGAATCTAAGAGTGACAAGGAAGGTCAAGGAGAAATCGTCATTGAAGGGCCGAGCGTTTCCAAGGGTTACATGAATAATCCTGAGAAGACGGAGAAGGCATTCTTTAAACAAGCCGGGGATAAATACATGAGCCACCGGTCTGGTGACGAAGGTTTCTTTGACGGCAAGATGCTTTTTTACCGCGGCCGGATTGACTTTCAGATTAAATTTAACGGCTACCGGATTGAGATTGAGGAAATCAACCATTATTTGGGACAGAATAAACTGGTCCGTTACGGGGTTGCAGCACCTAAATACGGCAAAGATCATACGGTTAAGCAGATTGTTGCCGAGATTGAGCTTGAAGACGGTGTCCAGCGCAAATATTCTGAGGGTGAACTGACCAAGCTCATCCGTGAAGATTTAGCCAAAAATGTGATGCCGTACATGATTCCCCAGCGCTTTGTTTATCGTAACGAACTGCCGATTTCTCAGAACGGGAAGGTGGATATCAAAGCGGTAATTAAGGAGGTTAATAAGTAG
- a CDS encoding teichoic acid D-Ala incorporation-associated protein DltX — protein sequence MEKKQKVDTKGRQIGMFVLKTLIYFAILMALVYLYEYSGLTSVHFIYNEF from the coding sequence ATGGAGAAAAAACAAAAAGTTGATACTAAAGGCAGGCAGATAGGCATGTTTGTTTTGAAAACATTGATTTATTTTGCAATTTTAATGGCTTTAGTCTATCTATATGAATATAGCGGCCTAACTTCAGTTCACTTTATTTATAACGAATTTTAA
- the dltC gene encoding D-alanine--poly(phosphoribitol) ligase subunit DltC, with protein MDTKKEVLAILEDLTGEDLSDRMDENIFANGLMDSMASVQMLLNLQEKFGIDVPVSEFNREEWDTPAKIVTKVENLENE; from the coding sequence ATGGATACTAAAAAAGAAGTTTTGGCAATTTTGGAAGATTTAACCGGTGAGGACTTGTCAGACCGGATGGACGAAAATATTTTTGCTAATGGTCTGATGGATTCGATGGCAAGCGTGCAGATGCTCCTCAATTTACAAGAAAAATTTGGCATCGATGTTCCGGTTTCTGAATTTAACCGTGAAGAATGGGATACCCCTGCTAAGATTGTGACAAAGGTGGAAAACTTAGAAAATGAATAA
- the cbpB gene encoding cyclic-di-AMP-binding protein CbpB, which produces MFSRPIKQLIQEKSGSFLIPASKIAFVEEDNPLYHAFLILTKMKYSKIPVLDQKNRVVGLLSLAMITDKMLETDTIAIEPLNELKVRDVMQTKFSKINFAQTTLETQLHLLVDNAFLPVVNDRGVFQGLLTRREWIKAFNYVVHNFDEKYEVREKELAKEK; this is translated from the coding sequence ATGTTTTCACGCCCGATTAAGCAGCTCATCCAAGAAAAATCCGGTTCATTCCTTATCCCGGCAAGTAAGATTGCCTTTGTTGAAGAAGACAACCCTCTTTACCACGCCTTCTTGATTTTGACCAAAATGAAATATTCCAAAATTCCGGTTCTTGACCAGAAGAATCGGGTCGTAGGCCTGCTCAGCCTAGCAATGATTACCGACAAAATGCTGGAAACGGACACGATCGCGATTGAACCGTTAAATGAGCTAAAAGTCCGTGATGTCATGCAAACAAAATTTTCTAAAATAAATTTTGCACAAACAACGCTGGAAACACAACTGCATTTGCTGGTTGACAATGCCTTTCTGCCGGTTGTTAACGATCGAGGCGTTTTTCAGGGCCTGTTGACCCGCCGGGAATGGATCAAGGCGTTTAATTATGTTGTCCACAACTTTGATGAAAAATACGAAGTTAGAGAAAAGGAATTGGCAAAAGAAAAATAA
- the dltB gene encoding D-alanyl-lipoteichoic acid biosynthesis protein DltB, whose product MNLDFINLQPYANPQYFIYLMIALIPMIIGLYYGHRFKVYEAVFSLVFLFLIFDGIKWREGMNLIIYLVIQFVLTFAYLHYRKVGKNKTWVFCLAVILAIAPLALVKVQTAMPQKQIPGVLGFLGISYITFKTVQVIMEIRDGAIKKVNPITYLRFLLFFPTISSGPIDRYRRFAKECDVAPARDQYVSDLGYAVRYLFQGFLYKFVLGWFFGTYWLPRISRSALIVGNMNGGLKLSWWLVAYMYCYSMYLFFDFAGYSLFAVAISYFMGIHTPMNFNKPFMSKNIKEFWNRWHMTLSFWFRDYIYMRFTFFAMKKKLIKNRIRLSQVSYLLLFGIMGFWHGLTWYYIVYGIFHALAIIINDSWLRFKKKHKGKLPSNRFTKYFAIFVTFNVVCFSFLIFSGFLSQLWFGWK is encoded by the coding sequence GTGAATTTAGATTTCATTAACTTACAGCCTTATGCCAACCCGCAGTATTTCATCTACCTGATGATTGCCCTGATCCCGATGATTATTGGGCTGTACTATGGGCACCGCTTTAAAGTTTATGAAGCGGTTTTCTCGCTTGTTTTCCTCTTCCTGATTTTCGACGGGATTAAGTGGCGCGAGGGGATGAACCTGATCATTTATCTGGTTATTCAGTTTGTCCTTACCTTTGCTTACCTGCATTACCGAAAAGTTGGAAAAAATAAAACTTGGGTCTTCTGCCTAGCGGTTATTTTGGCAATCGCCCCGCTGGCACTGGTCAAGGTGCAGACAGCGATGCCGCAAAAGCAGATTCCGGGCGTGCTGGGCTTTTTGGGTATTTCTTATATCACCTTTAAGACCGTGCAGGTCATCATGGAAATTCGCGATGGTGCAATTAAAAAGGTCAATCCCATAACCTACCTGCGCTTTCTGCTGTTTTTCCCAACAATTTCTTCGGGACCGATTGACCGTTATCGGCGGTTTGCCAAGGAGTGCGACGTTGCCCCAGCGCGTGACCAGTACGTCAGTGACTTAGGCTACGCCGTGCGTTACCTGTTCCAAGGCTTTCTTTATAAGTTTGTCTTGGGCTGGTTCTTCGGCACTTACTGGCTACCACGGATCAGCAGGTCGGCACTGATTGTCGGCAACATGAACGGCGGCCTCAAGCTTTCATGGTGGCTGGTTGCCTACATGTATTGCTACAGCATGTATTTATTCTTTGACTTTGCGGGCTATTCGCTGTTTGCGGTGGCAATTTCCTATTTCATGGGAATTCACACGCCAATGAACTTTAACAAGCCCTTTATGTCCAAGAATATCAAAGAATTCTGGAACCGTTGGCACATGACCTTGTCCTTTTGGTTCCGGGATTATATCTACATGCGGTTCACCTTTTTCGCAATGAAGAAAAAATTAATCAAAAACCGCATCCGCCTGTCGCAAGTTTCCTACCTGCTGCTATTCGGCATCATGGGCTTCTGGCATGGCTTAACCTGGTATTACATTGTTTATGGCATTTTCCACGCGCTGGCGATTATTATCAATGATTCCTGGCTGCGTTTTAAGAAAAAACACAAGGGTAAGTTGCCTTCGAATAGGTTTACAAAATATTTCGCAATTTTTGTAACGTTTAACGTCGTATGTTTTAGCTTTTTAATTTTCTCAGGCTTTCTCAGTCAGCTTTGGTTTGGCTGGAAGTAG
- a CDS encoding amino acid ABC transporter ATP-binding protein, whose product MSAKVEVKDLVKNFGSNKVLKGINLTVENNEVVVIIGPSGSGKSTLLRTLNKLEEPTSGEVIVDGINVADPKVDINKVRENIGMVFQHFNLFNNLTVGENIMLAPVELKKADKEQAQKQAKKMLETVGLTDKFDATVQSLSGGQQQRVAIARALAMNPDVMLFDEPTSALDPEMVGDVLAVMKKLAKHGMTMIVVTHEMGFAKEVADRVVFVDEGQILEQGTPDAMFNHPQNPRLQDFLDKVLNV is encoded by the coding sequence ATGAGTGCAAAAGTAGAAGTTAAAGATCTAGTTAAAAATTTTGGCAGTAATAAAGTATTAAAAGGCATTAACCTAACTGTAGAAAATAATGAGGTGGTCGTGATTATCGGCCCCTCAGGTTCTGGGAAAAGTACTCTGCTGCGAACATTGAATAAGCTGGAAGAACCAACTTCTGGCGAGGTTATTGTTGACGGAATCAATGTTGCTGATCCTAAGGTTGACATTAACAAGGTCCGGGAAAACATCGGCATGGTGTTCCAGCACTTCAATTTGTTTAACAATTTGACAGTCGGTGAAAATATTATGCTGGCTCCCGTTGAATTAAAAAAGGCTGACAAGGAGCAAGCACAAAAGCAAGCCAAAAAAATGCTGGAAACCGTCGGCTTGACTGACAAATTTGATGCAACAGTGCAGTCATTATCTGGGGGACAACAGCAACGTGTAGCTATTGCGCGGGCCTTGGCAATGAATCCTGATGTCATGCTGTTTGACGAGCCAACCTCAGCACTGGATCCCGAAATGGTCGGTGATGTTTTAGCCGTTATGAAAAAATTGGCTAAACACGGAATGACCATGATTGTCGTGACACACGAGATGGGCTTTGCAAAAGAAGTGGCCGACCGGGTAGTCTTCGTTGATGAGGGGCAAATCTTGGAACAGGGAACCCCTGATGCTATGTTCAATCACCCACAAAACCCGCGTTTACAGGACTTTTTGGACAAAGTGCTAAACGTTTAA
- a CDS encoding ABC transporter permease subunit (The N-terminal region of this protein, as described by TIGR01726, is a three transmembrane segment that identifies a subfamily of ABC transporter permease subunits, which specificities that include histidine, arginine, glutamine, glutamate, L-cystine (sic), the opines (in Agrobacterium) octopine and nopaline, etc.): MHKKLKKSLLGIVLLGIMLLGFSLIPAKASTKTYEIGTDVTYPPFEFANKNNKYIGIDIDIINAVAKEEGFKVDTKQVGFNGAVQSVQSGQLDGIIAGMTITKERQAKFDFGTPYFKTGVVMAVAKNSKITGFKDLKGKRVAIKTGTAAAQYATSLKKKYGFKTVTFDDTDNMYQDVLTGNSVGCFEDQPVMQYAINQGMKLKIVTKPANSGWYGFAVKKGTHKELIRMFNKGFAKIKANGTYNKIVGKYLGTAGDSKVKGKTFTIGTDVTFPPFEFANGQNQYVGIDIDILKSIAEEQGFKVVIKPMGFNGSLQALEAGQIDGMIAGMSVTKDRAKKVDFSNPYFMSGVVMATSSKRNITSLSQLRGKKVAVKTGTAGAQYANSIKKKYGFKTTTFDDSNNMYQDVLTGNSAACFEDQPVMQYAIKKGSKLRIVTKPVLRAPYAFAVKKGQNAALLQAFNNGLKDLKDSGTYDDIRAKYLGTKEEKKVADTGQSDDDRSFIGLLKENKDALLSGFAETMWLTIVSIFFATIFGILVGLLGVMPNKFCNSISSILIYIFRGMPLLVLALFIYTGIPSLTGEKIPAFVAGTLTLTLNEGAYIAAFVKGGINAVDIGQMEAARSLGLPFGKAMRKVILPQGIKIMIPSFINQFIITLKDTSILSIIGILELTQTGKIIIARNLEGFKVWTIIAVIYLIVITLLTWLSNWVQKRTKV, encoded by the coding sequence ATGCACAAAAAATTAAAGAAAAGTTTGCTGGGGATTGTGCTCCTCGGAATAATGCTGCTTGGCTTTAGTCTGATTCCGGCTAAAGCCAGCACTAAAACCTACGAAATCGGAACTGACGTTACTTATCCGCCATTTGAATTTGCCAACAAAAACAATAAGTACATTGGGATCGATATCGATATTATCAATGCGGTTGCCAAAGAAGAGGGTTTCAAGGTCGACACCAAGCAGGTCGGTTTCAACGGCGCCGTCCAGTCCGTGCAGTCTGGGCAACTAGACGGCATCATTGCCGGAATGACGATTACCAAGGAACGCCAGGCCAAGTTTGACTTCGGGACGCCTTACTTCAAGACCGGGGTCGTTATGGCCGTTGCCAAGAACAGCAAGATTACGGGGTTTAAGGATCTAAAAGGCAAACGTGTTGCCATTAAAACAGGAACGGCCGCCGCGCAATATGCCACCAGTTTGAAGAAAAAGTATGGCTTCAAGACCGTTACTTTTGATGACACTGATAATATGTACCAGGATGTACTGACGGGCAACTCGGTCGGCTGTTTTGAAGATCAACCTGTTATGCAGTATGCAATTAACCAGGGAATGAAATTAAAAATTGTGACCAAGCCTGCCAACTCCGGCTGGTATGGTTTCGCCGTCAAAAAGGGCACCCACAAGGAATTAATCCGTATGTTCAATAAGGGTTTTGCCAAAATTAAGGCAAACGGTACCTACAATAAAATTGTCGGTAAATACTTGGGAACAGCTGGTGATTCCAAGGTTAAAGGAAAAACTTTTACTATCGGAACCGATGTCACTTTCCCGCCGTTTGAATTTGCCAACGGGCAGAACCAGTACGTTGGGATCGACATTGACATCTTAAAGAGTATTGCCGAAGAGCAAGGTTTCAAAGTGGTCATTAAGCCGATGGGCTTCAACGGATCTTTGCAGGCACTGGAAGCTGGGCAGATTGACGGAATGATCGCCGGAATGTCCGTTACCAAAGACCGGGCAAAGAAAGTTGATTTCTCCAATCCTTACTTCATGTCCGGCGTGGTCATGGCAACTTCCAGTAAGAGAAATATTACCAGCCTTTCCCAGCTGCGCGGCAAAAAAGTCGCTGTCAAAACGGGCACTGCTGGTGCGCAATATGCCAACAGCATCAAGAAAAAGTATGGCTTCAAGACCACAACGTTTGACGATTCAAACAACATGTATCAGGATGTGCTGACCGGCAATTCTGCTGCCTGTTTTGAAGATCAGCCCGTTATGCAATATGCCATCAAGAAAGGCAGCAAATTAAGGATTGTCACTAAACCGGTTCTTCGTGCTCCTTATGCATTTGCCGTTAAAAAAGGGCAAAACGCAGCACTGCTTCAAGCCTTTAACAATGGTTTGAAGGATCTGAAAGACAGCGGCACTTACGATGATATTAGAGCAAAATATTTAGGAACAAAGGAAGAAAAGAAAGTAGCCGACACCGGTCAAAGTGATGATGATCGCAGTTTCATCGGTCTATTAAAAGAAAATAAAGATGCCCTGCTTTCGGGTTTTGCTGAAACCATGTGGCTGACAATTGTTTCCATTTTCTTCGCTACCATTTTTGGTATTTTAGTTGGTTTATTGGGCGTAATGCCAAATAAATTCTGCAACAGCATTTCTAGCATTTTAATTTACATCTTCCGCGGAATGCCGCTGCTGGTATTGGCATTATTCATCTACACGGGTATTCCAAGCTTAACGGGAGAAAAAATTCCGGCTTTCGTGGCCGGGACGTTGACACTGACTCTAAATGAAGGGGCGTATATCGCGGCCTTTGTTAAAGGCGGAATCAACGCTGTCGACATTGGACAAATGGAAGCCGCGCGCTCCTTGGGACTGCCGTTTGGCAAGGCAATGCGCAAGGTAATCCTGCCTCAGGGAATTAAGATCATGATTCCATCATTCATCAACCAGTTCATCATCACCCTGAAAGATACGTCAATTCTATCAATCATCGGTATTTTGGAATTAACCCAAACTGGTAAAATTATTATCGCGCGCAACCTTGAAGGCTTCAAAGTTTGGACAATTATCGCCGTGATTTACTTAATCGTAATCACCTTGCTAACGTGGCTGTCGAATTGGGTACAAAAGAGGACAAAGGTATGA
- the dltD gene encoding D-alanyl-lipoteichoic acid biosynthesis protein DltD: MNNKRRLWQIFGPVLCAFILLLVVFLLPWERTFSKDSVYQAANSQTTTIFKGSRMKQNAYQDGYVPFYGSSELSRMDPLHPSVLAEKYHRSYRPFLLGGPGSQSLAQFLGMQGTAEQLKNKKAVVIVSPQWFTKRGQDPNAFSLYYSPLQACNFILQARNTRTDRYAAKRFLKMPEVKGIIKSGMKTVARGGKLSTIQRLALDGRRRMLNNEDKFFSTFQLRDRIQKIRAQGKLLPDKYSIAGLDRVADEQAEKHTNSNDFGINNVFYKKRLNKRTLDRLKGSQRDFDYTKSAEYGDFELMLDQFAKQHTNVLFIIPPVNAKWSEYTGLSQKMYQKAVSKIKYQLRSQGFDNIKDLSKRGAQQHFMEDTIHLGWRGWVAVDQAVRPFMKKANLPYNYNIHNYFYSKKWQRKPYAALVNITDKNTLKVDQKDNLKGN, encoded by the coding sequence ATGAATAACAAACGCCGACTGTGGCAGATTTTTGGCCCAGTTCTTTGCGCTTTTATTTTGTTATTAGTTGTCTTTTTGCTGCCGTGGGAGCGAACCTTCTCCAAAGATTCAGTCTACCAGGCAGCTAATTCCCAAACCACGACAATTTTCAAGGGCTCGCGGATGAAGCAGAATGCCTATCAGGATGGTTATGTGCCTTTCTACGGCTCAAGTGAGCTGTCTCGGATGGATCCGCTGCACCCCAGCGTGTTGGCGGAAAAGTACCACCGGTCATACCGGCCGTTCTTACTGGGCGGTCCGGGCAGCCAATCGTTAGCGCAATTCTTGGGGATGCAGGGTACAGCTGAACAACTTAAAAATAAAAAGGCTGTGGTAATTGTTTCGCCGCAATGGTTTACCAAAAGAGGCCAAGATCCCAATGCTTTTAGCCTATACTACTCACCGCTGCAGGCATGTAATTTTATTCTGCAAGCAAGAAATACGCGCACAGACCGTTACGCAGCGAAACGCTTTCTCAAAATGCCGGAGGTTAAGGGCATAATTAAGTCGGGCATGAAGACAGTTGCACGCGGCGGCAAGCTTTCAACCATTCAGCGCCTTGCTCTTGATGGCCGGCGCCGGATGCTGAACAATGAGGACAAGTTCTTCAGTACATTCCAGTTGCGTGACCGTATTCAGAAGATTCGTGCACAGGGTAAGCTGCTGCCTGATAAGTATTCGATTGCGGGCTTGGACAGAGTGGCTGATGAACAAGCCGAAAAGCACACCAATTCGAACGATTTCGGGATTAATAATGTTTTTTACAAAAAGCGGCTTAATAAACGGACACTGGATAGACTAAAGGGCAGTCAGCGTGATTTTGACTATACCAAATCAGCTGAATATGGCGACTTTGAATTAATGCTTGACCAGTTTGCTAAGCAGCATACCAATGTTCTGTTTATTATTCCACCGGTTAATGCCAAGTGGTCTGAGTACACCGGTTTATCGCAGAAGATGTACCAAAAAGCTGTCTCAAAGATTAAGTACCAGTTGCGCAGCCAAGGCTTTGATAATATCAAGGATTTATCAAAACGCGGCGCTCAGCAGCACTTTATGGAGGACACGATTCATTTGGGCTGGCGCGGCTGGGTCGCCGTTGACCAAGCCGTTAGGCCATTTATGAAGAAGGCTAATCTACCTTATAACTATAATATCCATAATTACTTTTATTCAAAGAAGTGGCAACGCAAACCTTATGCTGCTCTGGTCAATATTACAGATAAAAACACTTTGAAAGTTGATCAAAAAGATAATTTAAAAGGAAATTAG
- a CDS encoding YncE family protein: MKKIGKFLYHLIIFFLVAAGIGAAAYYGYRYWQRQELEKARPRLVKAKDGTNINASWHSYPAYQKDLKKNFSFIAQNSRYVPPRTWVGKDVIVPGLQSTKSYDFKNKKFDTADSMTPQGIAVAGKYLLLTAYDGQREHASVIYVLDSKTGKYLKTVQIQGRPHLGGIAYDEVAQNIWLTGSKNGNSALMCFSLQTLKNYNAKHHVPIEYKYQIEIPTVERASTVTYFDNQLFVGFFNMYGRGKVASYAIKRGGKNSGSITNNEIKAVTGTVSWSDPSGETSMDKQIQGIAFYQNRIFLSQSYGSGPSKLYVFPTTALSALNEQNAELVIDLPPYLEQIAAYKGQLLCIFESGSKLYARPQLVIMDRILSLNINALFDR, from the coding sequence TTGAAGAAAATCGGCAAATTTCTTTACCACTTAATCATTTTCTTTCTGGTTGCGGCCGGAATCGGGGCAGCGGCGTATTACGGCTACCGTTATTGGCAAAGGCAAGAACTGGAAAAGGCACGGCCGCGGCTCGTCAAAGCTAAAGACGGCACCAATATTAATGCCAGCTGGCATAGTTATCCGGCTTATCAAAAAGACCTGAAAAAGAATTTCTCGTTTATTGCACAGAATTCCCGCTATGTGCCGCCGCGTACCTGGGTGGGCAAAGACGTGATTGTTCCAGGTTTGCAAAGCACCAAAAGCTATGATTTTAAAAATAAGAAATTTGATACCGCCGACAGTATGACGCCGCAGGGAATTGCTGTTGCTGGCAAATACCTTCTGCTGACTGCGTATGACGGCCAGCGTGAACATGCCTCGGTAATTTATGTTTTGGACAGTAAGACGGGTAAATATCTAAAGACGGTGCAGATTCAGGGCCGGCCGCATTTAGGCGGAATTGCTTACGATGAAGTTGCTCAAAATATTTGGCTTACCGGTTCCAAGAATGGCAATTCAGCATTGATGTGCTTTTCCCTGCAGACCTTGAAAAATTACAATGCCAAACACCATGTGCCGATTGAGTATAAGTACCAAATTGAAATTCCGACGGTTGAGCGGGCTTCAACCGTCACTTATTTTGACAACCAATTGTTTGTCGGTTTTTTCAATATGTACGGCCGGGGCAAAGTTGCCAGTTATGCGATCAAGCGCGGCGGTAAAAACAGCGGTTCAATCACCAACAATGAAATCAAGGCAGTTACCGGGACTGTTTCCTGGTCCGATCCAAGCGGTGAAACTTCGATGGACAAGCAGATTCAGGGGATCGCCTTTTATCAAAACCGGATTTTCCTGAGCCAGTCTTATGGTAGCGGCCCGTCTAAGCTGTATGTTTTTCCAACTACCGCCTTGTCGGCTTTGAATGAGCAAAATGCCGAGTTAGTAATAGATTTGCCGCCCTATTTGGAGCAGATTGCGGCTTACAAGGGGCAGCTTCTGTGCATTTTCGAATCAGGGTCAAAATTGTATGCGCGGCCGCAACTTGTTATAATGGATCGAATTTTATCATTAAATATTAATGCCTTGTTTGACCGCTAG
- a CDS encoding serine hydrolase domain-containing protein, producing the protein MRQEINALGIKGSVLVIKNGKILLNYATDNTTDTSYLINSVQKSMTAAMVMREIQNGKLSMNDRLAKFYPSVPGADKVKIKNLLSMTSGLDIMPGEELGSEHFLSDEDNINQDIQKTVFSKDLLNQWYYSSLNYVYLCGIISQIEHKSYEELFRQTFIRPLKLRQAEFLWSEPEDIVASGLVPGFIYRNGRYDVVKHKTAVLDAHNELGAGSIVMSNYDLAKILRYILTGKLLTKSSREELYQTRSPLSNYGGGLYNYQGYKTANGAGEGYYTFLRTSDDAKDMIIIQSNRTKDGEFTYLRAQVDRIMAQLLKMN; encoded by the coding sequence GTGCGCCAGGAAATTAATGCTCTGGGCATCAAGGGATCAGTATTAGTCATCAAAAATGGCAAAATTCTGCTCAACTATGCTACAGATAATACAACTGACACTAGTTATCTGATAAATTCCGTGCAAAAGTCAATGACAGCCGCAATGGTTATGCGGGAAATTCAAAATGGCAAACTAAGCATGAATGATCGCTTGGCTAAATTTTATCCAAGCGTGCCGGGTGCAGACAAGGTCAAGATTAAAAATCTGCTGAGTATGACATCCGGTCTTGATATCATGCCGGGTGAAGAGCTTGGCAGCGAGCATTTCTTGTCTGATGAAGATAATATTAATCAGGACATTCAGAAAACCGTTTTTTCAAAAGATTTATTGAACCAATGGTATTATAGTTCGCTCAATTATGTTTATCTTTGTGGCATTATTTCGCAGATTGAGCATAAGTCGTATGAGGAGCTTTTCCGTCAGACCTTCATTAGGCCGCTGAAATTGCGGCAGGCCGAGTTCTTATGGTCTGAGCCGGAAGACATAGTTGCTAGTGGATTGGTTCCCGGATTTATTTACCGCAATGGCCGCTATGATGTTGTCAAACACAAAACGGCTGTGCTTGATGCGCACAATGAGCTGGGTGCAGGATCGATTGTGATGTCTAACTATGATTTGGCGAAGATTTTACGCTATATTTTGACCGGTAAGCTTTTAACCAAGAGTAGTCGCGAGGAACTTTATCAAACACGTTCGCCTTTATCGAATTATGGCGGCGGTTTGTACAATTATCAGGGTTACAAAACTGCCAATGGTGCCGGTGAGGGTTATTATACCTTTCTGCGTACGAGTGATGATGCCAAGGACATGATTATTATTCAGAGCAACCGGACGAAGGATGGTGAGTTTACTTACCTTAGAGCGCAGGTTGACCGGATTATGGCACAGCTTTTAAAAATGAATTAA